Proteins from a single region of Starkeya sp. ORNL1:
- a CDS encoding Gfo/Idh/MocA family oxidoreductase has translation MLNAAIVGMGWWGRTLVDSVQGKSADIRFTAGATRTREKAAEYAEKAGIALFDSYEAVLADTSIDAVVLATPHLDHASQVEAAALAGKDVFVEKPFTMTKESAEAAVRAVEAAGVTLGLGHNRRFHPNMTRLRDMVREGELGTILHVETVMSGPSGLFLPKGIWRTDPEQSPAGGMTGMGIHLVDAMIDLFGEIETVACQSVSRAAPSGLHDTTSVLLRFRSGATGSLLTMNATTPTYRFAAYGSKGVAEISKPSLASFLFQPAPDGPVSAKPVPKPLVSFEVTDADTVRAELEAFARATDDGAPYPISHSEMIHGVAVFEAIVAAVGQDRFIPIN, from the coding sequence ATGCTGAACGCCGCGATCGTGGGAATGGGCTGGTGGGGGCGCACGCTGGTCGATTCCGTCCAGGGCAAGAGCGCCGACATACGCTTCACCGCCGGCGCCACCCGCACCCGCGAGAAGGCGGCGGAGTATGCGGAGAAGGCCGGCATCGCGTTGTTCGACAGCTATGAGGCGGTGCTGGCCGACACGTCGATCGATGCGGTGGTGCTGGCCACCCCGCATCTCGACCACGCCAGCCAGGTCGAAGCGGCGGCGCTCGCCGGCAAGGATGTCTTCGTCGAGAAGCCCTTCACCATGACGAAGGAAAGCGCGGAGGCCGCGGTGCGTGCGGTCGAGGCCGCAGGCGTCACGCTCGGCCTTGGCCATAATCGCCGCTTCCATCCGAACATGACGCGGCTGCGCGACATGGTGCGCGAGGGCGAACTCGGCACCATCCTCCATGTCGAGACGGTGATGAGCGGACCGAGCGGGCTGTTCCTGCCCAAGGGCATCTGGCGCACCGATCCGGAACAGTCACCCGCCGGCGGCATGACCGGCATGGGCATCCATCTGGTCGACGCCATGATCGACCTGTTCGGCGAGATCGAGACGGTCGCCTGCCAGAGCGTCAGCCGCGCCGCGCCGTCCGGCCTGCACGACACCACCTCGGTGCTGCTGCGCTTCCGCTCCGGCGCCACCGGCTCGCTGCTCACCATGAATGCGACGACGCCGACCTATCGCTTCGCTGCCTATGGCTCGAAGGGCGTCGCCGAGATCAGCAAGCCGTCGCTGGCGAGCTTCCTGTTCCAGCCTGCTCCCGATGGGCCGGTCTCGGCCAAACCGGTGCCGAAGCCGCTGGTGAGCTTCGAGGTGACCGACGCCGACACGGTGCGCGCCGAACTCGAAGCCTTTGCCCGCGCCACTGATGACGGAGCGCCCTACCCGATTTCCCATAGCGAGATGATCCACGGCGTGGCGGTGTTCGAGGCGATCGTCGCCGCCGTCGGCCAGGATCGCTTCATCCCTATCAATTGA
- a CDS encoding 3-keto-5-aminohexanoate cleavage protein, translating to MAAARKVIVTCACTGAIHTPSMSPHLPITPDQIIADAVGAAEAGAAILHLHARNPETGKPDQTPEAFGRFLPQIKQQTNAAINITTGGSPYMKVEERVLPAATYKPEVASLNMGSINFGLYHLLDRYKDFKFEWERQHLEATRDLVFRNSFKDIEYILETCYDNGTRFEFECYDIAHLYNLKHFLDRGLVKPPLFVQSVFGILGGIGTHPEDIIHMKRTADRLFGDKYRWSVLGAGASQLRIAAMAASMGANVRVGLEDSLWLGPGQLATSSGDQVRKARQILEGMGLELASPDEAREILELKGPDKVAF from the coding sequence CATCTGCCGATCACGCCGGACCAGATCATCGCCGACGCGGTCGGCGCAGCGGAGGCCGGCGCGGCGATCCTGCATCTGCACGCCCGCAATCCGGAAACCGGCAAGCCCGACCAGACGCCCGAGGCGTTCGGCCGCTTCCTGCCGCAGATCAAGCAGCAGACCAACGCCGCCATCAACATCACCACCGGCGGCAGCCCCTACATGAAGGTCGAGGAGCGCGTGCTCCCCGCTGCGACCTACAAGCCGGAAGTCGCCTCGCTCAACATGGGCTCGATCAATTTCGGCCTCTACCATCTGCTCGACCGCTACAAGGACTTCAAGTTCGAGTGGGAGCGCCAGCATCTCGAAGCCACGCGCGACCTTGTCTTCCGCAACTCGTTCAAGGACATCGAGTATATTCTTGAGACCTGCTACGATAATGGCACGCGTTTCGAGTTCGAGTGCTACGACATCGCGCATCTCTATAATCTCAAACACTTTCTCGACCGCGGGCTGGTGAAGCCGCCGCTGTTCGTGCAGTCGGTGTTCGGCATTCTCGGCGGCATCGGCACGCATCCCGAAGACATCATCCACATGAAGCGCACCGCCGACCGGCTGTTCGGCGACAAGTATCGCTGGTCGGTGCTGGGTGCCGGCGCCTCGCAGCTGCGCATCGCCGCCATGGCCGCCTCGATGGGCGCCAATGTGCGCGTCGGGCTGGAAGATTCGCTCTGGCTTGGCCCGGGCCAGCTCGCCACTTCCTCCGGCGACCAGGTGCGCAAGGCGCGGCAGATCCTCGAAGGCATGGGGCTGGAGCTCGCGTCGCCGGACGAGGCGCGCGAGATCCTAGAGCTCAAGGGTCCGGACAAGGTGGCGTTCTGA